In one Thiovulum sp. ES genomic region, the following are encoded:
- a CDS encoding periplasmic component of amino acid ABC-type transporter/signal transduction system (PFAM: Ligand-gated ion channel; Bacterial extracellular solute-binding proteins, family 3): MKLFLALLFLSLQLSADLKVGIKPSEPWVLFDKNSSNPKGFSIDLWNEISKRLNQKTEFIVFQNTREIIDATKRGEIDAGITSITITSKREKEIDFSHSMYELGLQVLVSSDKTSFNASDIVSEIIDNQFSLIGLGYFFLVVLFVGLLRWIIDRFFTFENEKIFPQNFLHGAYDSFWWSITMLVTFETPKTRGWARSLDLSWHIAGLLLLSITTALVTAAITTKTITGSIKSEKDLIGKFVASVENTAPIEYLEELGVNTVPVKSLEEGIELVRIGKVEALVYDGPQLIYLKNIENRKAHKKVFEVLPISFNSQSYGISFKKGNPLVEDVNQILLQLRESHGVEKSFHDSLQQKWLSQN; the protein is encoded by the coding sequence TTGAAACTATTTCTAGCTTTACTATTTCTCTCTCTACAACTTTCCGCAGATTTGAAAGTTGGAATTAAACCCAGCGAACCGTGGGTTCTTTTTGATAAAAACAGTTCAAACCCAAAAGGTTTCAGTATCGATTTATGGAATGAAATTTCAAAACGGCTGAATCAAAAAACTGAATTTATTGTTTTCCAAAATACTCGAGAAATTATTGATGCAACAAAACGAGGCGAGATTGATGCAGGAATCACTTCCATAACAATCACTTCAAAACGAGAAAAAGAGATTGACTTTTCTCACTCAATGTATGAACTCGGTTTGCAAGTTCTTGTTTCTTCCGATAAAACATCTTTTAATGCTTCTGATATTGTTAGTGAAATTATCGATAATCAATTTTCTCTAATTGGTTTAGGATATTTCTTTTTAGTTGTTCTTTTTGTTGGTCTGCTTCGTTGGATAATTGATAGATTCTTCACTTTTGAAAATGAAAAGATTTTTCCACAAAACTTTTTGCATGGAGCTTATGACTCTTTTTGGTGGTCGATTACAATGCTTGTTACTTTTGAGACTCCAAAAACAAGAGGTTGGGCAAGAAGTCTTGATTTGAGTTGGCATATTGCAGGACTTCTTCTTTTAAGTATTACAACCGCACTTGTTACCGCAGCTATAACTACAAAAACAATTACTGGTTCGATAAAAAGCGAAAAGGACCTCATTGGAAAATTTGTCGCTTCTGTTGAAAATACAGCACCAATTGAGTATCTTGAAGAGCTGGGTGTAAATACAGTTCCTGTTAAAAGTTTGGAAGAGGGAATCGAACTTGTGAGAATTGGAAAAGTTGAAGCTCTTGTTTATGATGGACCACAACTTATTTATCTAAAAAATATAGAAAATAGAAAAGCTCACAAGAAAGTTTTTGAAGTCTTACCAATCTCTTTTAATTCACAAAGTTACGGTATCTCTTTTAAAAAAGGAAATCCGCTTGTTGAAGATGTAAATCAGATTCTTTTACAACTTCGCGAATCTCACGGAGTTGAAAAAAGTTTTCATGATTCTCTGCAACAAAAGTGGCTTTCACAAAATTAA